GGGCTGGTCATACGGAGGCAGCGGTGGATCTCGCCCAGATGGCCGGACTCTACCCGGCTGGCGTTATCTGTGAGATTCAAAATCCCGATGGCTCCATGGCTCGCCTGCCTGAGCTAGTGGAGTATGCCTGCGATCGCAACTTAAAGATCATCAGTATTGCCGACCTGATCAGCTATCGTCTTCAACATGAACGATTTGTGCAGCGGGAAACCATTGCAGACTTGCCAACCGAGTTTGGGCACTTTCAGATTTATGCCTATCGCAACCTCCTGGATGCCTCTGAGCATGTGGCGATCGTCAAGGGAGCGCCAGCTCAGTTTCACGATCAACCCGTCATGGTGCGGATGCATTCCGAATGTTTGACGGGGGATGCCCTGGGTTCCCTTCGTTGCGACTGTCGGATGCAGCTGCAAGCGGCGCTGAAAATGATTGAGAATGCGGGGTGCGGGGTGGTTGTCTACCTGCGCCAGGAAGGTCGGGGGATTGGGTTGGTCAATAAGCTCAAAGCTTACTCCTTGCAGGATATGGGGTTGGATACTGTGGAAGCCAATGAACGGCTGGGATTTCCAGCGGATTTGCGGAACTATGGGGTGGGTGCCCAGATCCTCAGTGATTTGGGTGTGAAGCAAATTCGCCTGATCACCAATAATCCCCGCAAGATTGCCGGACTGAAAGGCTATGACTTAGAGGTTGTCGATCGCGTACCCCTGTTGATTGAGGCCACCACCTATAATTCTGAATACCTGGCCACCAAGGCCCAGAAGCTGGGACATTTGCTATTACAGACCTATCTGGTGACGGTGGCAATTCAGTGGCAAAATGAACCGCAATCGGTGCAAGACCGCTACGAAGTCTTA
Above is a genomic segment from Neosynechococcus sphagnicola sy1 containing:
- the ribBA gene encoding bifunctional 3,4-dihydroxy-2-butanone-4-phosphate synthase/GTP cyclohydrolase II, which codes for MKLSPSFPNSLFKFDDIEDALTAIKAGHPIVVVDDENRENEGDLICAAQFATPDLINFMAVQARGLICLALRGDRLDELDLPLMVSNNTDSNQTAFTVSIDAGPELGVTTGISAEDRARTIQVALHPRTRPLDLRRPGHIFPIRAREGGVLKRAGHTEAAVDLAQMAGLYPAGVICEIQNPDGSMARLPELVEYACDRNLKIISIADLISYRLQHERFVQRETIADLPTEFGHFQIYAYRNLLDASEHVAIVKGAPAQFHDQPVMVRMHSECLTGDALGSLRCDCRMQLQAALKMIENAGCGVVVYLRQEGRGIGLVNKLKAYSLQDMGLDTVEANERLGFPADLRNYGVGAQILSDLGVKQIRLITNNPRKIAGLKGYDLEVVDRVPLLIEATTYNSEYLATKAQKLGHLLLQTYLVTVAIQWQNEPQSVQDRYEVLEKLRHLASIHDLRLQEEARPVAIALFGSASLTFHLGFDQAHLAAPHWYQQPGHPYVQAIAKILDHLVTWPQLQCLEFLISPGSDPLTGLQVKLDRQVFSLATDRPTGVCEQLQTQIIYSFHRALISFAPPLAT